The Aphis gossypii isolate Hap1 chromosome 3, ASM2018417v2, whole genome shotgun sequence genome includes a region encoding these proteins:
- the LOC114121235 gene encoding splicing factor 3A subunit 3-like yields MDTLIEQQRRYHEERERLVDAMVKEILWKKSTTRDVINSEHRQKLLLDQYMEGTNKLKELYEDKDGLRKEEITSISGPNEFAEFYFRLKGIKEFHKKHPNEISVPLSVEFEDLNNLRENPSEEMTNMVDFTDEEGYGRYLDLHECYEKYVNLKGVEKVDYITYLSIFDHLFDIPKDRKNSEYRKYLDILLEYLHGYYLRIKPLHDIDNEMDTVRIEFINQWEEGSFPGWPKDTSSALANVGAHLDLYAFSSWEELASLGLDRLKSALMALGLKCGGTLEERAQRLFSTKGKTSLDPSLLAKDKPGKMNRTKEQERQKELAMLEAQVYRFCELLAEQRLATKENVQRRQARTEGERDDSENEASASESDDEQGEDIPYNPKNLPLGWDGKPIPYWLYKLHGLNISYNCEICGNFTYKGPKAFQRHFAEWRHAHGMRCLGIPNTAHFANVTQIEDALALWEKLKSLKHDERWQPENEEEFEDSQGNVVTKKTYEDLKRQGLL; encoded by the coding sequence ATGGACACTTTAATAGAACAGCAACGTCGTTACCACGAAGAACGAGAACGGTTAGTTGATGCTATGGTTAAGGAAATACTGTGGAAAAAATCTACGACCAGAGACGTGATTAATTCTGAACACCGACAAAAATTATTGCTTGATCAATATATGGAAGGaactaataaactaaaagAGCTTTATGAAGATAAAGACGGTTTACGTAAAGAAGAAATTACATCCATTTCGGGTCCAAATGAGTTTgctgaattttattttcgtttaaaagGTATTAAAGAATTTCATAAGAAACATCCTAATGAAATATCAGTGCCATTATCAGTTGAGTTTGAAGATTTAAATAACCTCCGCGAGAATCCTTCAGAGGAAATGACAAACATGGTAGATTTCACTGATGAAGAAGGCTATGGAAGATATTTAGATTTACATGAATGCTATGAAAAGTATGTGAATTTAAAAGGAGTTGAAAAGGTTGATTACATTACTTACCTATCCATATTTGATCATTTGTTTGATATTCCTAAAGATCGTAAAAATTCggaatatagaaaatatttagatattttattggaatacTTGCATGGTTATTATTTACGAATAAAACCTTTACACGACATTGACAATGAAATGGATACTGTTCGAATTGAGTTTATAAATCAATGGGAAGAAGGTTCTTTTCCAGGTTGGCCGAAAGACACAAGTAGTGCATTGGCTAATGTTGGAGCACACTTAGATCTGTATGCATTTTCTTCTTGGGAAGAATTAGCCTCACTTGGACTGGATCGTTTAAAATCAGCTTTGATGGCATTAGGATTAAAATGTGGTGGAACTCTGGAAGAAAGAGCTCAACGATTATTTTCGACCAAAGGAAAAACTTCATTGGATCCATCTTTGTTAGCCAAAGATAAGCCTGGAAAAATGAACCGCACTAAAGAACAAGAAAGGCAAAAAGAATTAGCAATGCTTGAAGCACAAGTTTATAGGTTCTGTGAACTCTTAGCTGAACAGAGATTAGCTACTAAAGAGAATGTTCAAAGAAGACAAGCTCGAACTGAAGGAGAACGTGATGATTCAGAAAATGAGGCAAGTGCATCAGAGTCTGATGATGAACAAGGAGAAGATATCCCTTATAATCCAAAAAATTTACCTCTTGGTTGGGATGGAAAGCCAATTCCATATTGGTTATATAAGTTACATGGATTAAATATTAGCTATAACTGTGAAATTTGTggtaattttacatataaggGTCCCAAAGCATTTCAACGGCACTTTGCTGAATGGAGACACGCACATGGCATGAGATGTTTAGGTATACCAAATACTGCACATTTTGCCAATGTCACACAAATTGAAGATGCACTTGCGCTttgggaaaaattaaaatcattgaaaCATGATGAGCGGTGGCAACCAGAGAATGAGGAAGAATTTGAAGATTCTCAAGGAAATGTGGTCACTAAGAAGACTTATGAAGATCTCAAGCGACAAGGCttattgtag